In Poecilia reticulata strain Guanapo linkage group LG17, Guppy_female_1.0+MT, whole genome shotgun sequence, the following proteins share a genomic window:
- the LOC103480052 gene encoding transmembrane and coiled-coil domains protein 1-like, with translation MNENQEGESHGWRNSTSTLSLDKILATFSSDKHSSCFRPPSVASSSKSGSSSRKAGKCRSDKKSTHLDAALSDIQQVRETQKNLDKSLQTLKTEYERDHNDMLRVMEEEMSRLNVLERELAYLTELHQRETSNLKEEINSIKDIIDFQYNNKAEEFSVALDKCQSHLLKMELQQQEMDLVRHEDSIAQITIAKLIKGLLVVMSTLLVFVCTLNRVVLIFKSSKHILSVVLLAVFLFLLFKYWDIDS, from the exons ATGAACGAAAACCAAGAAGGTGAAAGTCATGGCTGGAGGAACTCAACATCCACCCTCTCTCTAGACAAGATCCTGGCGACCTTCTCCTCAGACAAGCACTCCAGCTGCTTTAGACCTCCTTCTGTTGCAAGCAGCAGCAAAAGCGGGTCTTCTTCCAGGAAAGCTGGGAAGTGTCGCAGTGATAAAAAATCCACACATTTGGATGCTGCGCTCAGTGACATCCAGCAGGTCAGAGAAACCCAAAAGAACCTCGATAAATCCCTGCAAACCTTGAAGACGGAGTACGAGCGGGACCACAACGACATGCTGCGTGTGATGGAGGAAGAAATGTCAAG ACTGAATGTTTTGGAGCGGGAACTCGCTTACCTGACTGAGCTTCATCAGAGGGAAACGTCGAACTTGAAAGAGGAGATAAACAGCATAAAGGATATCATTGACTTTCAGTATAACAACAAAGCGGAGGAGTTTTCT GTGGCGCTGGACAAATGCCAGAGCCATCTCCTGAagatggagctgcagcagcaagaGATGGATCTTGTGAGACACGAAGACAGCATAGCACAGATTACCATCGCGAAACTAATCAAAGGGCTGCTTGTTGTCATGTCGACCCTCTTGGTGTTTGTGTGCACACTGAACCGAGTCGTCTTGATTTTCAAGTCATCCAAGCACATCCTCTCTGTTGTGCTCCTGGctgtcttcctcttcctcttgtttAAGTACTGGGACATTGATAGCTGA
- the rnf182 gene encoding E3 ubiquitin-protein ligase RNF182 codes for MLELQNLEDVSGAGPHADGLGSDEMECKICYSAYNLESCRPKVLECRHRLCSKCLCKILDLGESPPDALVCPFCRCTTRFLGEAVRNLPDDCSLVARLALQSRNQRNFRIQPDSEAELLLSPRRLNALMGNNQSYSASGLPYSSIRSSPNFVVITIMEPPPATAQDLRVGSCRLTRDSSSSDSLASASQRWTVWTCTALMCQTSARVLVWVLGLLYFSSLPMGVYLLIMHRTTVGVLLVSLVPASLVLILIYGFCQCVCYELWHCLPP; via the coding sequence AtgctggagctgcagaaccTTGAGGATGTTAGCGGCGCCGGGCCCCACGCTGATGGACTCGGTTCTGATGAGATGGAGTGTAAGATCTGCTACTCTGCTTATAATCTGGAGAGTTGCAGGCCGAAGGTCCTGGAGTGCCGCCACCGGCTTTGCTCCAAATGTCTCTGTAAGATCCTGGATCTGGGCGAGTCGCCGCCGGACGCCCTGGTGTGTCCGTTCTGCCGCTGCACCACCAGGTTCCTGGGGGAGGCTGTGAGGAACCTGCCTGACGACTGCAGCCTGGTGGCGAGGCTGGCTCTGCAGAGCAGGAATCAGAGGAACTTCCGGATCCAGCCGGACTCTGAGgcggagctgctgctcagcccACGGCGCCTGAACGCCCTGATGGGGAACAACCAGTCCTACTCCGCCTCCGGCCTCCCCTACTCCAGCATCAGGAGCTCTCCTAACTTCGTAGTCATCACCATCATGGAGCCTCCACCGGCCACGGCCCAGGACCTCCGGGTCGGCTCCTGCAGACTGACCCGGGACTCGTCCAGTTCGGACTCGCTGGCCTCCGCCTCCCAGCGGTGGACGGTGTGGACCTGCACGGCCCTGATGTGCCAGACCTCGGCCCGGGTTCTGGTGTGGGTTCTGGGGCTGCTGTACTTCAGCTCGCTGCCCATGGGGGTCTACCTGCTCATCATGCATCGGACCACGGTCGGGGTGCTGCTGGTGAGCCTGGTGCCCGCCAGCCTCGTCTTGATCCTCATCTACGGCTTCTGTCAGTGTGTCTGCTATGAGCTGTGGCACTGCTTGCCACCGTGA
- the saa gene encoding serum amyloid A, with protein sequence MKMLLAGIVLIFIAGSEAHLYNFPGQAVQGAGDMWRAYQDMLEAKWKNGDKYFHARGNYEAAQRGPGGVWVAEVISDLRELMQGSLSGQGPEDEAADQAANRWGRSGGDPNRYRPKGLPDKY encoded by the exons ATGAAGATGCTTTTAGCaggaattgttttaatttttatcgcTGGATCTGAAGCTCATTTGTACAATTTTCCTGGTCAAGCTGTTCAAG gAGCTGGTGATATGTGGAGAGCCTATCAGGACATGTTAGAAGCCAAATGGAAGAACGGTGATAAATACTTTCACGCCAGAGGAAACTATGAAGCTGCGCAGAGAGGACCGGGAGGCGTGTGGGTTGCAGAGGTCATCAG TGATCTCAGAGAGTTGATGCAGGGATCGTTGTCGGGTCAGGGTCCTGAAGACGAAGCTGCCGATCAGGCAGCAAATCGCTGGGGACGAAGCGGAGGAGATCCAAACCGCTACAGGCCAAAGGGACTTCCAGACAAAtactga